The following is a genomic window from Streptosporangiales bacterium.
GTACGAGGGCCAACGGCGCGTCCGTGACGATCTACTGCCAGACGAACGGCAGCACCGTGTCCGGAACGTACGGCACGAGCAAGATCTGGAACCGGATCGGCAGCGGACAGTACATCTCCGACGCCTACACCTACACCGGTTCCGACGGCCGGGTGGCGCCCGACTGTTGAGGGTTCGCCCGCCCAGAAGCGGATCGAGGGGCCGTCTCCCCAAGGTGCCTGGCGGCCCCTCGATCTCACCCCTTGCGCTTCTTGACTTCCTCGGTCAGCTGCGGGACGACGGTGTTGAGGTCGCCGACCACGCCGAAGTCGGCGATCTCGAACAGCGGCGCCTCGGCGTCCTTGTTGACGACGACGATGGTCTTGGACGTCTGCATGCCGGCC
Proteins encoded in this region:
- a CDS encoding electron transfer flavoprotein subunit alpha/FixB family protein, translating into AGMQTSKTIVVVNKDAEAPLFEIADFGVVGDLNTVVPQLTEEVKKRKG